Proteins from a genomic interval of Polaribacter sp. Q13:
- a CDS encoding RagB/SusD family nutrient uptake outer membrane protein — MKIIKYTLILVLFFTTISCEKELDIEPAQSISSEKALSTEDNVLNILVGTYTEAGEDATFGGRTQIIADLLGNTTQMSWGGTFVDPRQFNSKSVLVDNAFVEEVWGNSYEVINQANLVIDNLEVITNGAADIAEGEAKFLRALMYFDLVRHFGKPYVAGASNTQLGVPLRLNGIIDYGIDLSIARSTVEEVYTQIITDLNDAFSKLPATNDVYADKYAAEALLAKVYFQQGNYAAARDAADDVILYSGHTLAPTYSGAFNNDVDSVEDLFAFQVTSQGGDNDFITFYASQDFGGRQGDIDLQIGFFNLFDDAANDERYSFTYVSSDTGGTLTSKYTNQFANISVLRIADMHLVRAESNFREGTSVGLPPLDEVNAVRARSNASALIALTLDVLFNERQLELSFEGQLIHDIKRTQKNVGALSFDAEELILPIPQAEMDTNNLMFQNTGYVK; from the coding sequence ATGAAAATAATAAAATATACATTAATTTTAGTTTTATTTTTTACAACTATTAGTTGTGAAAAAGAGCTAGATATTGAGCCAGCACAAAGTATATCTTCAGAAAAGGCATTGTCTACAGAAGATAATGTTCTTAATATTTTAGTAGGTACGTATACAGAGGCCGGAGAAGATGCAACATTTGGAGGTAGAACTCAGATAATTGCAGATTTGTTAGGAAACACAACTCAAATGAGTTGGGGTGGTACTTTTGTAGATCCAAGGCAATTTAATTCTAAAAGTGTTTTAGTAGACAATGCTTTTGTAGAAGAAGTTTGGGGAAATTCTTATGAAGTAATTAACCAAGCAAATTTAGTTATAGATAATTTAGAGGTAATAACAAATGGTGCTGCAGATATTGCAGAAGGAGAGGCTAAATTTTTAAGAGCTTTAATGTATTTTGATTTAGTTCGTCATTTTGGTAAACCTTATGTAGCGGGAGCAAGCAATACTCAGTTAGGTGTGCCTTTACGTTTAAATGGTATTATTGATTATGGTATAGATTTATCAATTGCTAGAAGTACTGTTGAAGAAGTTTACACTCAGATTATAACTGATTTAAATGATGCTTTTTCTAAATTACCAGCAACTAATGATGTTTATGCAGATAAATATGCAGCAGAAGCTTTATTGGCTAAAGTATATTTTCAACAAGGTAATTATGCAGCGGCAAGAGATGCCGCAGATGATGTAATATTATACAGTGGTCATACTTTAGCGCCAACTTATAGTGGTGCTTTTAACAATGATGTTGATAGTGTAGAAGATCTTTTTGCTTTTCAAGTAACGTCTCAAGGTGGCGATAATGATTTTATTACATTTTATGCTTCGCAAGATTTTGGAGGTAGACAGGGAGATATTGATTTACAAATAGGTTTTTTCAATTTGTTTGATGATGCTGCAAATGATGAAAGATATAGTTTTACATATGTTAGTTCAGATACTGGTGGAACTTTAACATCAAAGTATACAAATCAGTTTGCCAATATTTCTGTTTTAAGAATTGCAGATATGCATTTAGTGAGAGCAGAGTCTAACTTTAGAGAAGGTACAAGTGTAGGTTTACCTCCTTTAGATGAAGTTAATGCTGTTAGAGCAAGATCTAACGCGAGTGCTTTAATTGCATTAACTTTAGATGTATTGTTTAATGAAAGACAATTAGAGTTGTCTTTTGAAGGTCAATTAATTCATGATATAAAGAGAACTCAAAAAAATGTTGGTGCTTTGTCTTTTGATGCAGAAGAATTAATATTACCTATTCCTCAGGCAGAAATGGATACAAATAATTTAATGTTTCAGAATACAGGATACGTTAAATAG
- a CDS encoding ABC transporter substrate-binding protein, translating into MKLQDQIARILTFDKTPKRIISLVPSLTELLVDLGLEDAIVGITKFCIHPALLKETKTIVGGTKSINIDKIKALQPDIILCNKEENSKEIVKICEEIATTHVSDIFTVDDNLALIKQYGHIFSVEKKASEIIEKINYEFTNFKEFITHKETKTAVYFIWKDPWMAVGNNTFINHLLALNKFDNIYQNKERYPEIDLEEMKLNTNLDFILLSSEPYPFKKEHILEIENYTHQAKAVLVDGEMFSWYGSRLIKAFEYFKTLH; encoded by the coding sequence ATGAAACTTCAAGACCAAATAGCACGAATTTTAACGTTTGATAAAACGCCAAAACGTATTATTAGTCTTGTACCTAGTTTAACCGAATTATTGGTAGATTTAGGCTTAGAAGATGCTATTGTTGGCATTACAAAATTTTGTATACATCCTGCTCTCTTAAAAGAAACCAAAACAATTGTTGGCGGAACAAAAAGCATAAATATTGATAAAATAAAGGCTTTACAGCCTGATATTATACTTTGCAACAAAGAAGAAAACTCAAAAGAAATTGTAAAAATCTGCGAAGAAATTGCAACCACGCATGTTTCTGATATCTTTACGGTTGATGATAATTTAGCGCTTATAAAACAATACGGACACATATTTTCGGTAGAAAAAAAAGCCTCAGAAATTATTGAAAAGATCAATTATGAATTCACTAATTTCAAGGAATTCATTACGCATAAAGAAACAAAAACAGCAGTCTATTTTATCTGGAAAGATCCTTGGATGGCCGTAGGAAATAACACTTTTATTAATCATTTGTTAGCATTAAACAAGTTTGATAATATTTATCAAAATAAAGAACGTTATCCAGAAATCGATTTAGAAGAAATGAAACTAAACACAAACCTAGATTTCATCTTATTGTCTTCTGAACCATACCCTTTTAAGAAAGAACACATTTTAGAAATAGAAAATTACACGCACCAAGCAAAAGCAGTATTGGTTGATGGAGAAATGTTTTCTTGGTATGGAAGTAGATTAATTAAAGCTTTTGAATACTTTAAAACGCTTCATTAA
- the pyrF gene encoding orotidine-5'-phosphate decarboxylase — MTTQELIAQIKEKKSFLCIGLDVDLNKIPPHLLKEEDPIFAFNKAIIDATHHLCVAYKPNTAFYEAYGIKGWQSLEKTIQYLNTNYPEIYTIADAKRGDIGNTSTMYAKAFLEDLAFDSVTVAPYMGKDSVEPFLAFKNKHTIMLALTSNEGAFDFQTKEVNGRELYKEVLETSKGWKNSENLMYVVGATKAEYFAEIRKIIPNSFLLVPGVGAQGGNLQDVCKYGLSENIGLLINSSRGIIYASKDESFAKNAALKAEELQQEMATILAK; from the coding sequence ATGACAACACAAGAACTTATTGCCCAAATTAAAGAGAAAAAATCATTTTTATGCATTGGATTAGATGTGGATTTGAATAAAATTCCACCTCATCTTTTAAAAGAAGAAGATCCTATTTTTGCCTTTAACAAAGCAATTATCGATGCCACGCATCATTTATGTGTTGCCTACAAACCTAATACTGCTTTTTATGAAGCCTACGGAATAAAAGGATGGCAATCACTTGAAAAAACGATTCAGTATTTAAATACAAATTACCCAGAGATTTACACAATTGCAGATGCAAAACGTGGAGATATAGGTAACACTTCTACCATGTATGCAAAAGCTTTTTTAGAAGACTTAGCGTTCGATTCTGTTACCGTTGCACCTTATATGGGAAAAGATTCTGTAGAGCCATTTTTAGCTTTTAAAAATAAACATACCATTATGTTGGCATTAACTTCTAATGAAGGTGCTTTCGATTTTCAAACCAAAGAGGTAAATGGTAGAGAATTATATAAAGAGGTTTTAGAGACTTCTAAAGGATGGAAAAACTCTGAAAACTTAATGTATGTTGTTGGTGCTACAAAAGCAGAATATTTTGCAGAAATTAGAAAAATTATTCCTAATTCTTTTCTTTTAGTTCCGGGTGTTGGCGCACAAGGCGGAAACTTGCAAGATGTTTGTAAATATGGTTTATCAGAAAATATTGGCTTGCTTATTAACTCATCTAGAGGTATTATTTACGCTTCTAAAGATGAAAGTTTTGCAAAAAATGCAGCTTTAAAAGCTGAAGAATTACAACAAGAAATGGCAACTATTTTAGCAAAATAA
- a CDS encoding thioredoxin-like domain-containing protein: MFKKISFLILVSILVSCNFEKPTEFSEEALNEKVYNLNDEVATFQEVINQHKGKKILIDVWASWCRDCIKGMPKVKELQAKFPEVVYLFLSVDEKKGSWKRGVKRYNVIGEHYNLPKGMKTGDLVGFLNLSWIPRYVVVNENRKILLFKATEASDNAMIEALRN, translated from the coding sequence ATGTTCAAAAAAATATCATTTCTAATTTTAGTATCAATTTTAGTGAGTTGTAATTTCGAAAAACCAACCGAATTTTCAGAAGAAGCGCTCAATGAAAAAGTATATAATTTAAACGATGAGGTTGCTACGTTTCAAGAAGTTATCAATCAACATAAAGGGAAAAAGATTTTAATTGATGTTTGGGCTTCTTGGTGCAGAGATTGTATAAAAGGAATGCCAAAAGTAAAAGAATTACAAGCGAAGTTTCCAGAAGTAGTTTATTTGTTTTTATCTGTTGATGAGAAAAAAGGTTCATGGAAAAGAGGTGTAAAACGTTACAATGTTATTGGAGAACATTACAATTTACCAAAAGGAATGAAAACGGGAGATTTGGTTGGTTTCTTAAATCTTAGTTGGATTCCGAGATATGTCGTTGTTAATGAAAACAGGAAGATATTGTTATTTAAAGCAACAGAAGCTTCCGATAATGCAATGATAGAAGCTTTGCGAAATTAA
- the tpiA gene encoding triose-phosphate isomerase, whose amino-acid sequence MRTKIVAGNWKMNNDKKESKKLIKDLKKAIKKEKLKNTRVIVAPTFVNLSASIKAADGSAIEVVAQNMHQAKNGAYTGEISADMLKAIGIKTVILGHSERRTYFNETDESLAAKVDAILKNDLETIFCFGELLEDRKSENHFAVVESQISNALFHLGADAWKSIILAYEPVWAIGTGETASAEQAQEMHAFIRSIVAKKYNKEVADAVSILYGGSVKPANAEEIFSKPDVDGGLIGGAALNVDDFTGIIKAI is encoded by the coding sequence ATGAGAACAAAAATAGTAGCAGGTAACTGGAAAATGAACAATGATAAGAAAGAGAGTAAAAAACTTATCAAAGATTTAAAAAAAGCAATTAAAAAAGAGAAATTAAAAAATACTCGTGTAATTGTTGCTCCTACTTTTGTAAACTTATCAGCATCAATAAAAGCAGCAGACGGTTCTGCAATTGAAGTTGTTGCTCAAAATATGCACCAAGCTAAAAATGGCGCTTATACCGGAGAGATTTCTGCAGATATGTTAAAAGCAATCGGAATTAAAACGGTTATTTTAGGACATTCTGAAAGAAGAACTTATTTTAATGAAACAGATGAATCATTAGCAGCAAAAGTGGATGCTATTTTAAAAAATGATTTAGAAACAATTTTTTGTTTTGGAGAATTGTTAGAAGATAGAAAATCTGAAAACCATTTTGCAGTAGTAGAAAGCCAAATTTCTAATGCATTATTTCATTTAGGAGCAGATGCTTGGAAAAGCATTATTTTGGCATACGAGCCAGTTTGGGCAATTGGTACAGGAGAAACGGCAAGTGCAGAACAAGCGCAAGAAATGCATGCTTTTATTAGAAGTATTGTAGCTAAAAAATACAATAAAGAAGTAGCAGATGCTGTTTCTATCTTATATGGTGGAAGTGTAAAACCTGCAAATGCAGAAGAAATTTTCTCTAAACCAGATGTAGACGGTGGTTTAATTGGTGGAGCAGCATTAAATGTAGATGATTTTACAGGAATTATTAAAGCTATTTAA
- the prmA gene encoding 50S ribosomal protein L11 methyltransferase, whose amino-acid sequence MDNIYIEYNFTVTPKEPATEILIAELGEVGFESFVENENGVTAYIQKDDWNADILNDIFVINSEEFSIEHNHSEIAQTNWNAEWEKNFSPIQVEDIVSIRAPFHENPNLKYDIVIEPKMSFGTGHHETTHMMVQHLLQLDLEGKKTLDMGCGTGILAIFAEMKGATPIDAIDIDNWCYENSIENVDRNNCKNISVFEGDASLLINKKYDVIIANINRNILLMDMQAYANCFNDNGILLLSGFYQEDIPIIDAEVSKYNLKLDTVIERNNWVALKYNKL is encoded by the coding sequence ATGGACAATATATATATAGAATACAATTTTACAGTAACCCCAAAAGAACCAGCAACAGAAATTTTAATTGCAGAATTAGGAGAAGTTGGTTTTGAGAGTTTTGTTGAAAATGAAAACGGAGTAACGGCTTACATTCAAAAAGACGATTGGAATGCGGATATTTTAAACGATATTTTTGTCATAAATTCAGAAGAGTTTTCTATAGAGCACAACCACAGTGAAATAGCACAAACTAATTGGAATGCAGAATGGGAAAAGAATTTTTCACCTATTCAGGTGGAAGATATCGTAAGTATTCGTGCACCATTTCATGAAAATCCAAATCTAAAATATGATATTGTAATTGAACCAAAAATGAGTTTTGGTACAGGTCATCATGAAACAACTCACATGATGGTGCAACATTTATTGCAATTAGATTTAGAAGGTAAAAAAACATTAGATATGGGATGTGGAACCGGAATTTTAGCAATTTTTGCTGAAATGAAAGGCGCAACCCCAATAGATGCCATTGATATTGATAATTGGTGTTATGAAAACTCAATAGAAAATGTAGATAGAAATAATTGTAAAAATATTTCGGTTTTTGAAGGAGATGCTTCTCTTTTAATCAATAAAAAATATGATGTGATTATTGCGAACATCAATAGAAATATTTTATTGATGGACATGCAAGCGTACGCTAATTGTTTTAATGATAATGGAATTCTATTATTAAGTGGTTTTTATCAAGAAGATATACCAATTATAGATGCAGAAGTTTCTAAATACAATTTAAAATTAGATACTGTTATAGAAAGAAATAATTGGGTTGCATTAAAATACAATAAATTGTAA
- a CDS encoding ATP-dependent Clp protease adaptor ClpS, which yields MSTKEKIQEEVDVLEQEVFQHEIVLHNDDVNTFDHVIDSLVSVCDHSFEQAEQCATLVHYKGKCTVKSGELKDLEPRCSKLLQLGLSAELV from the coding sequence ATGAGTACAAAAGAAAAAATACAAGAAGAGGTTGATGTCTTAGAACAAGAAGTCTTTCAGCATGAAATAGTATTACATAATGATGATGTAAATACTTTTGACCACGTAATAGATTCTTTAGTTAGTGTTTGTGATCATTCATTTGAGCAAGCAGAGCAATGTGCAACCTTGGTTCATTATAAAGGAAAATGCACGGTTAAATCTGGGGAACTTAAAGATTTAGAACCAAGATGTTCTAAATTATTACAATTAGGTTTGTCTGCAGAATTGGTATAA
- a CDS encoding RNA polymerase sigma factor: protein MKIPIEDSILAINIKKDDEKAFKTLFDRYYKKLVDYSFSFTHNLQEAEDIVQQTFITLWTNRKKINTEKSIKSYLYRITQNSYIDTYRKQKHKESFFDEIKERALSNRINDDDDLIEQRISKLKIVIESLPEKCKEILKMNKFQGLKYKEIADQLDISVKTVESHMHTAFKKIRKAFKGDDFFLFVLYKII, encoded by the coding sequence TTGAAAATCCCTATAGAAGACTCTATACTAGCTATTAATATAAAAAAAGATGATGAAAAGGCATTTAAAACATTATTTGATCGTTACTATAAAAAACTAGTAGATTATTCCTTCAGTTTTACGCACAATTTGCAAGAAGCAGAAGATATAGTGCAACAAACCTTTATAACCCTTTGGACTAATCGAAAAAAAATAAACACAGAAAAATCAATTAAAAGTTATTTATACAGAATTACTCAAAACAGTTATATAGATACTTATAGAAAACAAAAACATAAGGAGAGTTTTTTTGATGAAATTAAAGAACGTGCTTTAAGCAATAGAATTAATGATGATGATGATTTAATAGAGCAGCGAATTTCAAAATTAAAAATTGTAATTGAATCTTTACCCGAAAAATGTAAAGAAATTTTAAAAATGAATAAATTTCAAGGACTTAAATATAAAGAAATCGCAGATCAATTAGATATATCTGTTAAAACAGTGGAATCTCACATGCATACTGCCTTTAAAAAAATACGTAAAGCTTTTAAAGGTGACGATTTCTTTTTATTTGTTCTCTATAAAATTATTTAA
- a CDS encoding FecR family protein — protein MKKIIIKYIANTITDQELDALKLWLKKEKNQNTFEQYIKTSYDIDSAMNKPDLDAAYKKIRHSIDSKKKSKLRILPVWSGYAAAAVVVFMFSYIYVFDNKEQPAEVLNTFVTTVESGVDKATLTLDDGSNIILEAGTVYNNKTVASNGEEIIYKKEQETIINLEDKVETNKTESKIAYNYLTTPRGGEFQITLADGTQVWLNSETKLKYPTVFKKGETRQVELVYGEAYFDVSSSKNHNGATFKVISNLQEVEVFGTEFNIKAYKDEESVYTTLAEGKVAVSNFAFKDNLKVGQQSIISKSTGEIAIKTVNIYNETAWRLGSFSFKNKTLKEIMKVLSRWYDVDIVFENKKLETIKFNGLLSKKMTLEEILIPIKRSSNLNYTVNDSKIILK, from the coding sequence TTGAAGAAAATAATAATAAAATACATCGCCAATACAATTACAGACCAAGAGTTGGATGCTCTTAAGTTGTGGTTAAAAAAGGAAAAAAATCAAAATACATTTGAGCAATACATAAAAACCTCTTATGATATAGATAGCGCAATGAATAAACCAGATTTAGATGCTGCTTATAAAAAAATAAGGCATTCTATTGATTCTAAAAAGAAATCTAAATTAAGGATTCTCCCCGTTTGGTCTGGATATGCAGCAGCGGCAGTGGTTGTATTTATGTTTTCATACATATATGTTTTTGATAATAAAGAACAACCTGCAGAGGTTTTAAACACATTTGTAACAACTGTAGAATCTGGTGTAGATAAAGCAACTTTAACATTAGATGATGGATCTAATATTATTTTAGAAGCAGGTACAGTTTATAATAATAAGACGGTAGCAAGTAATGGAGAAGAGATTATTTATAAAAAAGAGCAAGAAACAATAATTAATCTTGAAGATAAAGTTGAAACAAATAAGACGGAATCTAAAATAGCTTATAATTATTTAACGACTCCAAGAGGAGGAGAGTTTCAAATTACGTTGGCAGATGGAACGCAAGTTTGGTTAAATTCTGAAACCAAATTAAAATATCCAACAGTATTTAAAAAAGGAGAAACTAGGCAAGTAGAATTGGTTTATGGAGAAGCTTATTTTGATGTATCGTCAAGTAAAAATCATAATGGCGCAACTTTTAAAGTTATTTCTAATTTACAAGAAGTAGAAGTTTTTGGAACAGAGTTTAATATAAAAGCCTACAAAGACGAAGAAAGTGTATATACTACTTTGGCAGAAGGAAAAGTAGCTGTTAGTAATTTTGCTTTTAAAGATAATTTAAAAGTAGGGCAACAATCTATTATTAGTAAATCAACAGGAGAAATTGCTATAAAAACGGTTAACATTTACAATGAAACTGCTTGGAGGTTAGGTTCTTTTTCATTTAAAAATAAAACTTTAAAAGAAATTATGAAAGTTTTATCTAGGTGGTATGATGTTGATATTGTTTTTGAAAATAAAAAATTAGAAACGATTAAGTTTAATGGTCTTTTAAGTAAAAAAATGACACTTGAAGAAATTTTAATTCCGATTAAAAGAAGCTCTAATTTAAATTATACCGTAAACGATAGCAAAATAATTTTAAAATAA
- a CDS encoding TonB-dependent receptor: MRTVFLLFCSTVFSFTSIDVISQNAEIKINKDKTVTVDQIFDIIQAQTDYTFIYRSDMFKDVSPMHLKEGTIKAKTLLIKALPKRYYNIELLKNNTIAIEKIDFSQKIDVRGSIIDDNKRPLSDVNVIVTDLNLGTFTNKNGEFLMTIPHKNFILNVSLLGYKTAEIDLSLESDLSNIKIILHEDLLGLDEVVVTAKKTVSREGTSTYKIGSQAMKQVQAMNLGDVLSLIPGNKMEQTNLTSTKQANLRSAVSSDVNSFGTAVILDGAAISTDANMQTKNSSTLNGGKSIVGGGVDLRSITLANVESVEIITGIASPKYGNLSSGGILVKSKVGKSPYIVSANVSSTNYQASVAKGYELNKLGVLNTDLSYAYSSGAPTERKLFYQSFNLGLRWKLPVFKGVKWNHFTSLRIGHSDDGNRHEPEEVFKNEADVKSTSYQATLSGDFRSSLLGKVSYNFSGSIVNQHSFYDTYVINGPFPIIESIESGTYNTNYSPNAFNQTRDIKGKPINLNGRIEASQNASYKSLDFNFETGLQYSFDDNTGSGRVATGNIAHTQDIAGSRSATFEKIPASKIFSAYHQTIIKRSGETSNQQLNLGLRYDNMLERYNLLSPRMSFSSKHNNFKVRGAWGVSYKAPAMVQLYPGRSYIDYINFQYYAENPDERLAIVTTYVYQPTNEHLKPNYSDLKEVGFDWSPSFMNFNFTYFKKDMRRGISTTDELLLLPKAVYEVIDAPIGVQPTVEPTGEVNNIPRTVSVMNNNYYVATNGVEATISPKKIKATNTQFNFRYSYLESVVTNTGFDIDKSSYVVGDNSVRYGVYENNLTKAIRSFGTLTLIQHIPSLRFVLTLSAELNFKESSQYIGVGLYPFAYYDIDGTYIEIPEENRMDPEFDDLKRDRNSYTTTATPFYSNFNLQIRKETKQGHSFSFYANNAPWNNPTYEFLGSRRTLNNKISVGFNLTLLIK; encoded by the coding sequence ATGAGGACAGTATTTTTATTATTTTGTTCTACAGTATTTAGTTTTACCTCAATTGACGTTATTTCTCAAAATGCGGAAATTAAAATAAATAAGGATAAAACCGTAACTGTAGATCAAATTTTCGACATTATTCAAGCACAAACAGATTATACTTTTATTTATCGGTCAGATATGTTTAAGGATGTTTCTCCTATGCATTTAAAAGAAGGTACCATAAAAGCAAAAACCTTGCTGATAAAAGCGCTACCTAAAAGATATTATAACATAGAATTACTTAAAAATAATACGATTGCTATCGAAAAAATAGATTTTTCTCAAAAAATAGATGTTAGAGGTAGTATTATAGACGATAACAAAAGACCACTTTCTGATGTAAACGTAATTGTTACAGATTTAAACCTCGGAACCTTTACGAATAAAAATGGTGAGTTTTTGATGACCATACCTCATAAAAATTTTATATTAAATGTAAGTCTTTTAGGGTATAAAACAGCAGAAATTGATTTGTCTTTAGAATCAGATTTATCTAATATTAAAATTATACTTCATGAAGATTTATTAGGTTTAGATGAGGTTGTAGTTACCGCAAAAAAGACAGTAAGTAGAGAAGGAACATCTACGTATAAAATAGGAAGTCAAGCAATGAAACAAGTTCAGGCAATGAACTTAGGCGATGTGTTAAGTTTAATTCCTGGTAATAAAATGGAACAAACAAACTTAACCTCTACAAAACAAGCTAATTTAAGAAGTGCAGTAAGTTCTGATGTAAACTCTTTTGGTACTGCTGTTATTTTAGATGGTGCGGCAATTAGTACAGATGCAAATATGCAAACAAAAAATTCATCTACTTTAAATGGAGGGAAATCTATTGTTGGTGGCGGTGTAGATTTACGAAGCATCACATTAGCTAATGTAGAATCTGTAGAAATTATAACAGGTATTGCATCACCAAAATATGGTAATTTATCTTCTGGTGGAATTTTAGTAAAAAGTAAAGTTGGTAAATCTCCTTATATTGTTTCTGCCAATGTTTCATCTACAAATTATCAGGCTTCTGTAGCAAAAGGATATGAGTTAAATAAATTAGGTGTTTTAAATACCGATTTATCTTATGCGTATTCTTCTGGCGCGCCAACAGAACGTAAATTATTTTATCAAAGTTTTAACTTAGGATTACGTTGGAAATTACCCGTATTTAAAGGTGTTAAATGGAATCATTTTACCTCTCTAAGAATAGGACATTCAGATGATGGAAATCGTCATGAACCAGAAGAAGTTTTTAAGAATGAAGCAGATGTAAAAAGCACTTCTTATCAAGCAACGCTTTCAGGAGATTTTCGTTCATCACTTTTAGGGAAAGTAAGTTATAATTTTAGCGGTAGTATAGTTAATCAACATTCTTTTTATGATACTTACGTTATTAACGGTCCTTTTCCTATTATAGAATCTATAGAAAGCGGAACTTATAATACCAACTATTCTCCGAATGCATTTAATCAAACTAGAGATATTAAAGGTAAACCCATCAATTTAAATGGAAGAATTGAGGCATCTCAAAATGCAAGTTATAAGAGTTTAGATTTTAATTTTGAAACTGGTTTGCAGTATTCTTTTGATGATAATACAGGTAGCGGTAGAGTTGCTACTGGTAATATTGCGCATACACAAGATATTGCTGGGAGTAGATCTGCAACATTTGAAAAAATCCCTGCATCTAAAATCTTTTCTGCTTATCATCAAACAATTATAAAAAGATCTGGTGAGACTTCTAACCAACAATTAAATTTAGGACTTAGATATGATAACATGTTAGAACGCTACAATTTACTGTCTCCACGTATGTCTTTTTCATCAAAACATAATAATTTTAAGGTTAGAGGAGCTTGGGGAGTTTCTTACAAAGCACCGGCAATGGTGCAATTATACCCAGGAAGATCGTACATAGATTATATCAATTTTCAATATTATGCAGAGAATCCAGACGAACGTTTAGCAATAGTAACAACCTATGTTTATCAACCTACAAACGAGCATTTAAAACCTAATTATTCCGATTTAAAAGAGGTTGGTTTTGACTGGTCTCCTTCTTTTATGAATTTTAATTTCACCTATTTTAAAAAAGACATGCGCAGAGGTATTTCTACAACAGACGAGTTATTACTATTGCCAAAAGCTGTTTATGAAGTAATAGATGCGCCAATAGGAGTGCAACCAACAGTTGAGCCTACCGGAGAGGTAAATAACATACCAAGAACGGTAAGTGTAATGAATAACAATTATTACGTTGCTACCAATGGAGTGGAAGCTACCATAAGTCCAAAGAAAATAAAAGCAACCAATACGCAGTTTAATTTTAGATATAGTTATTTAGAAAGTGTGGTAACAAATACCGGTTTTGATATTGATAAATCTAGTTATGTTGTTGGCGACAATTCTGTACGATATGGTGTTTATGAAAATAATTTAACAAAGGCAATTAGAAGTTTTGGTACTTTAACTTTAATTCAGCATATACCTTCTTTAAGGTTTGTGTTAACACTTTCAGCGGAATTAAACTTTAAGGAAAGTAGCCAGTATATTGGTGTAGGTTTATATCCGTTTGCATATTATGATATAGATGGTACTTATATAGAAATTCCTGAAGAAAATAGAATGGATCCAGAATTTGATGACTTAAAAAGAGATCGAAATTCATATACAACAACAGCAACTCCTTTTTACAGCAATTTTAATTTGCAGATACGTAAAGAAACGAAACAAGGACATTCTTTTAGTTTTTACGCCAATAACGCTCCATGGAACAACCCAACTTATGAATTTTTAGGAAGTAGAAGAACATTGAATAATAAAATATCAGTAGGTTTTAATTTAACCTTATTAATTAAATAA